A region of the Prochlorococcus marinus XMU1402 genome:
GGTAGCTGAATTGGGAGTGCATTTGCCTTTAATCGATCTTTAATTTGTTTATTAACCTTTAAGAAATCTGCACCTGTTCTGTCCATTTTGTTAACAAAAACCATTCTTGGAACAGAGTATCTATCTGCTTGACGCCAAACAGTTTCAGATTGAGGCTGAACTCCACCAACTGCACAAAATACAGCTATGACTCCATCAAGGACGCGCATAGATCTTTCCACTTCAATAGTGAAGTCGACGTGTCCGGGAGTATCAATAATATTAATTCTGTGATCTTGCCAACTAGTAGATATTGCAGCAGCAGTAATAGTAATTCCTCTTTCTCTTTCTTGGTCCATCCAATCTGTTACAGCAGCACCATCATGAACCTCTCCTATCTTATGAACTACTCCTGAATAAAATAAGATTCTTTCAGTTGTTGTTGTCTTACCTGCGTCAATATGAGCGGCTATACCTATGTTCCTTACTCGTTCTAGGGGAAAGTCGCGTGCCAATTTTAAAGCTCCAAATAAAATAATTTTTGATAAGTATAGTTCACCCTAAAAGCAAACTTTTATAATAATAAACTACTTAAGTACCTTTTTGATGAAATTAATATCTGTAATGTGCAAAAGCTTTATTGGCTTCAGCCATTTTATGAGTATCTTCTCTTTTCTTAACTGAACTTCCAGTTTCATTTGCTGCATCCATCAACTCGCTAGCAAGTTTTTGGGACATGCTTTTGCCATTCCTTGCACGTGAGAATGTTACGAGCCATCTTAAAGCCATCGCTGTACCCCTTTCTTGGCGAACCTCCATAGGAACTTGATATGTTGCACCACCAACTCTTCTAGCTCTTACCTCGACAAGAGGAGTAGCATTTTTTACGGCTGTTTCAAATAACTCTACTGCATTACTACCTGTTCTCTCGCTTATTATAGAAAAAGCATCAGATAGTATTTTTTGAGCAGTTGATTTTTTACCATGTTTCATCAACCGAGAAATCATCATTGAAGCAAGACGACTATTAAATTGGGGATCTGGAAGAACTGGTCTTTTTACTGCTGCATTTCGACGTGACATTTTTTTAAAGAAGTGATGTTTACAAATTAATCTTTTGGAGCTTTTGCACCATATTTTGATCTGGATTGACGTCTATCTTTGACTCCAGCGGTATCTAAAGTTCCTCTTATTATATGATATCTAACTCCTGGCAAATCTTTAACCCTTCCACCCCTTAGTAGTACTACAGAGTGTTCTTGCAAATTATGACCAATTCCAGGAATATAAGCCGTTACTTCGAAACCAGAAGTTAATCTCACCCTTGCAACTTTTCTTAAAGCTGAATTAGGTTTTTTAGGAGTTGATGTATAAACTCTCGTACATACCCCTCTTCTTTCAGGGCAAGCTTTAAGTGCAGGAGATTTTGTTTTTCTAGTCAGACGTTTTCTTTCTGAACCTATTAATTGTGAGATGGTAGGCATCTATTATATTTAAAAAAAAATAAACATTTAATCATCATAACCTTTTAAGAGCACCAACTAAAAGTTTTTAATGATATTTTTTAAAAAATTTGTGAAATTAAATTTCTTAGGTAAATATTCATTATCTTTAGATTTATTTTCATATTTATTTTTATAATAGAAATACATAATTAACTAAAAAGAATTAAATAATCTATGGGAGAGAGTATCAAAAGAATCGTTGAGCCATATCAAGATAGTTATTCCCCCAATGGAATAATTGGTGAGAAAGACGCGTGTGGAGTTGGTTTCATAGCAAATATTGAAGGGTTAGAAAGCAACTGGATCCTAAAACAATCCCTTAAAGGCCTTAGCTGCATGGAGCATAGAGGAGGTTGTGGAGGGGATAGTGACTCAGGAGATGGAGCGGGTATTTTATGTTCAATTCCCTGGAATTACTTAGAAAAAGAAGTTAATCTTAAAAATAAAAAAGAATATGATAAAGGTATAGGGATGATTTTCATGCCTAATAAAAAAGAGAAAATTGAAGAATGTAAATCAATATGTGAAGAGGAAGCAGATAAATTAAGAATCAACAAGACATTTTGGAGAACAGTACCTGTTAATAATGAAATCTTAGGTCCTTTAGCTAAAGCAAATGCTCCATTTATAAGTCAGTGGATTTTATTTATAGATAAAAAAGACAATAACGATATTGAAAGGCTTTTATTTCAACTAAGGAAAAGAATTGAGAAAAAAATAAGAGAAAGTTTTAAAAACCATGTTGGCGATTGTGAATTTTATTTTGCCTCACTAAGTTCTAAAACAGTTGTTTATAAAGGCATGGTTCGTTCTGAAATATTATCTGAGTTTTATCAAGACTTAAAAGATGAGAGTTTTAAAGTTTCATTTTCCGTTTACCATAGGAGATTTAGTACAAATACACTTCCAAAATGGCCACTAGCTCAGCCCATGAGATTCTTAGGTCATAACGGAGAAATCAATACTCTCTTAGGTAATATCAACTGGGCTAAAGCTTCAGAAACACACATAGATGATTTTTGGGGAAACTTATCTAACGAAATTAAGCCAATCGTAGATATAAATAAAAGTGATTCATCAAACCTTGATGCAACTCTTGAAATCAATATTCGTTCAGGTCAGCCCATCACTGACTCATTATTGAAACTTGTTCCTGAAGCTTTTAGAGATCAACCAGAACTTGAACAAAGAGAGGACATTAAATCATTTTATGAGTATTCTGCAAGCCTACAAGAAGCTTGGGATGGTCCTGCTCTACTTGTATTTGCTGATGGAAATTTTGTAGGGGCAACGCTTGATAGAAATGGTCTTAGACCAGCAAGATATTCAATAACAAATGATGGTTTTGTAATAATGGGTTCCGAAACAGGAGTAGTAGATCTTGACGAGGAAAGAGTCATAGAAAAAGGTCGATTAGGACCTGGACAAATGTTAGCGGTTGATTTTCATCAGAATAGAATCCTCCGAAATTGGGAGGTAAAATCTGAAGCAGCTCAAAGGCATGATTATAAAAATCTCCTAAGTAAGAGGACTATAAAAATTGAAAATAGTGAATGGCTTAAAGACTGCAAACTAAAAGACCTTGAGTTGTTACAACAACAAACTGCGTATGGTTTTTCATCAGAAGACAATGATCTTATATTAGATTCAATGGCTTCATTAGCTAAAGAGCCAACCTATTGCATGGGAGACGATATCCCATTAGCAGTGCTTTCTTCAAAGCCACATATTTTATATGACTATTTCAAGCAAAGATTTGCGCAAGTTACAAATCCTCCTATTGACCCTCTGAGAGAAAAACTTGTAATGAGTTTAGAGATGCATCTTGGAGAAAGGTGTACACCATTTGAGATTAAAGTTCCTAAACCTTTTGTTCATTTAAAAAGTCCAATTCTCAATGAGGAAGAACTCATTTCCATTAAAAACTCAAAAATTAAATCTCAAACAATTTCAAGTTTGTTTGATATTGAGGAAGGTGTTCAAGGCTTAGAAAACCAATTAAAAGAAATTTGCGAACAGAGTGAACTCTCTATAAAAGATGGTTGCTCTTTAATTATCATTTCTGATAAGGGAATTAATCCTAAAAAGACTTTTATTCCTCCTTTACTTGCTGTTGGGACAGTTCATCATTATCTTTTAAAAAAAGAAATAAGGCTAAAAGCTTCCCTAATTATTGAAACTGGTCAATGTTGGAGCACTCATCATTTAGCTTGTTTGATTGGTTATGGCGCGAGTGCAGTTTGCCCATGGTTGACGTTCGAAGCGGGAAGACACTGGTTAAAACATCCAAAAACACAAAAACTCATTGATAGCAAAAAAATAAATCCATTATCAATAATTGATGTTCAAGAAAATATTAAAAAAGCCCTAGAAGACGGTCTAAGAAAAATTCTTTCAAAAATTGGTATCTCACTTTTATCTAGTTACCATGGCGCACAAATTTTTGAAGCTGTAGGCCTTGGATCTGACTTAATAAAAATTGCTTTTAATGGTACAACAAGCCGTATTGCTGGGATAACTTTAAAAGAATTAACTAATGAAACACTTTCGATACATACGAAAGCCTATCCAGAGATCGATTTAAAAAAATTGGAATTTTTAGGATTTGTGCAGTTTAGAAATAATGGAGAATATCACTCAAATAATCCTGAGATGTCCAAAGTTTTACATTCAGCTGTAAAACAAGGACCAGGATACGATCATTTTGAAACTTACAAAAAACTCATTAGTAATAGACCAACAACATCTCTAAGAGATTTACTAACAATTAATTCAAAAAGAAAAAGCATCCCATTAGAGGAAGTTGAAAGTGTTGAATCAATTTGTAAAAGGTTCTGTACCGGAGGAATGAGTTTGGGTGCTTTATCAAGAGAAGCACATGAAGTATTAGCAGTTGCGATGAATAGAATTGGTGGAAAAAGTAATAGTGGAGAGGGGGGAGAAGATCCAGCTCGTTTTAATCTTTTAAATGATATCGATGAAAATACTCAATCAAAGACGTTGCCATTTATTAAAGGTCTTAAAAATGGAGATACCGCATGCTCAGCTATTAAACAAATAGCATCAGGTAGATTTGGTGTTACACCTGAATATCTAAGAAGTGGTAAACAACTCGAAATTAAAATGGCTCAAGGTGCAAAACCTGGAGAAGGGGGACAATTACCTGGTCCAAAAGTTGATTCTTACATCGCAAAACTAAGAAATAGTAAACCTGGAGTAGCTCTAATATCTCCTCCTCCGCATCATGATATTTATTCAATCGAAGATTTAGCTCAACTTATCCATGACTTACACCAAGTTCATCCAAAAGCGAAAGTGAGCGTTAAACTTGTTTCTGAAATTGGTATAGGCACTATTGCTGCTGGAGTAAGCAAAGCTAATGCAGACGTAATTCAAATTTCAGGCCATGACGGAGGCACAGGTGCTTCACCCCTAAGTTCTATTAAACATGCAGGTTTACCATGGGAACTAGGTGTTGCTGAGGTTCATAAATCTCTATTAGAAAATAACTTACGAGAAAGAGTAATTTTAAGAACTGATGGAGGTCTTAAAACAGGCTGGGATGTAGTTATTGCAGCTTTACTAGGTGCTGAAGAATACGGTTTCGGTTCTGTAGCGATGATTGCTGAAGGATGCATAATGGCTCGGGTTTGTCATACAAACAAGTGTCCTGTTGGAGTTGCCACTCAAAAAGAAGAATTAAGAAAAAGATTTAAAGGTATTCCAGAAAATGTTGTCAATTTTTTCTTATATATTGCTGAAGAAGTAAGACAGATAATGAGTAGTATTGGAGTTTCTAATATGGAGGAACTGATTGGTAATCAAGAATTTCTTTCTGCAAGAAATGTCAGTCTTCCAAAAACTTCTAATATCGATCTTTCTTCTTTAGTAAATAGTGAAAATTCAACCACTGATAGATCATGGTTAAATCATTCAATAAATGCTCATAGTAATGGTTCTGTATTAGAAGACGAGTTTTTGTCTGATACAGAATTTATAAATTCAATTAAAAATCACGAAAAATTAACCAAAGAAATTGAGATAAAAAATACAGATAGAAGTGTTTGTGCGAAAATATCAGGGGAAATCGCAGAACTTCATGGAAACAAAGGCTTCAATGGAGAACTCAACTTAAATTTCAAAGGGTATGCAGGACAGAGCTTTGGTGCCTTTTTATTGAAGGGAATGAATGTTCAATTAATTGGAGAAGCTAATGATTATGTTTGTAAAGGAATGAATGGTGGAATACTCACAATCATTCCACCAAAAGCAGATAAAATCTCCTCCGAACAAGTTATTCTAGGAAATACTTGCCTTTATGGAGCAACTGGAGGGAAATTATTTGCATTAGGAAAATCCGGAGAAAGATTTGCAGTAAGAAATAGTGGCGCTACAGCAGTAACAGAGGGAGCAGGTGATCATTGTTGTGAATACATGACTGGAGGTAAAGTAGTTATTCTAGGTTCCACAGGAAGGAATATTGGTGCGGGCATGACTGGTGGAATAGCATTTATACTCGATGAGAATAATGATTTAAGTAATAAAGTTAATAAAGAAATAGTTAGCATTCATAAAATAACTTCATCCAAGCAGGAAGATATTTTATTGGAAATTATTAGAGAATATCAAGCAAAAACACATAGCTTTAAGGCTGCCAAAATAATTGAAAATTGGTCTGATTTCAAGTGTAATTTCAAATTAATTGTTCCCCCAAGCGAAGAAGAGATGCTTGACATAAAAAAAATGTAAATGGCTTTCTTTGTAAAAACTGAAATCATAAAAAAAAAATATTTAATAAATAATGATTTAAAACGAAAAATAATTAACGAACATATTGATTGGATAAAAAAATTAAAAAAAGAGGGAATAAATATAAAAAGTGGTTTTTTGGTAGATGAGTTAAACAGGCCTGGTGACGGAGGATTACTCATTATTGAAATAAATAATTATAAAAATGCGCTAAAAATCATTAAAAATGATCCAATGATTAAGAATAATCTAGTTGAATGGAAATTAAATGAGTGGGTAGATTCAAATAAATAAAAATAACTATCTTGGATACTTTTTCATAAGTTTTTGAATCTCTTCAGCATGGTAACTGCTTCGAGTTAAAGGAGAACTAACTACTTGCATAAAATCCAAATCTTTTTCCCCGAAAAATTTAAAGTAATTAAATTTTGAGGGACTCACAAATCTTTGAACAGGTAAATGATTAGGGCCAGGAGATAAATATTGGCCAATAGTAACAATATCAACGAAATTACTTTTTAAATCCCTAAGAAGACTTAAGACTTCCTCATCTTTTTCCCCTAAACCAAGCATAAAGCCTGACTTTGTATAAACTTTGGGAGAATAGTCTCTGGTTCTTTTAAGTAACTCAAGAGTTCTTTCATATTTTCCCTGAGGTCTTACTTTTTTATATAGCGAAGGCACAGTCTCAATATTATGATTTAAAACGTTTGGATTTGAATCAAGAACTTTTTCAAGAGCTTTCCAGTTGCCACAAAAGTCAGGAATTAAAAGCTCAATAGAAGTTTCTGGAGATTTTTTTCTTACTTGATAAACACATTCAAAGAATTGAGATGCGCCACCATCCTCAAGTTCATCTCTATTGACTGATGTTATAACAACATGTTTAAGTTTCATTCTATAAACGGCTTCGGCTAAACGATATGGTTCTGTTGGATCTAATTCTCTTTTAGATCTATCAAAATCAATATCACAATATGGACATGCCCTAGTACAGCCAGGACCCATTATGAGGAAAGTGGCAGTTCCACTAGCAAAACATTCACCAATATTAGGACAACTTGCTTCTTGACATACAGTATTGAGATTTAAATCATTTAACAAATTTGCAGTATTCCCAATTCTCTCAACTTGTGGAGCTTTTACTCTTAACCAATCAGGTTTTGATATTAAACTATTTGGATTGTTAGTCAATTTGATTGTTTCTAACCTATAAACTTATTTTACTAAAAACAATTTGAATTAACTATTTATAATTTCAACAATGAAGTCTATTCATTATGAAGTGAAAAAATAAATGAATTTAACTAATCCATCGATAATTAAAAACTTGCTAATTCGATTTATTACATACACAATATTTTTGTTTCATAAACTAAAATTAAAACAGTATTTAGAACGTTATTTTTAATACAGATTTCAAAACAATTCAATTATATATCAGATAGCTCAAAAATTAAGAGTCTAAAGTACTTTTTTGTACTAAAAATGTGTTTTTTTTTAATTTATTGGTACAGTAAAAAATATATATTTAATAAAACATTGTCTTTTAAATTTAAAAGAAAACGTCTTTTACTATCTGAAAAATATAAAAGCTCTAAAGCAATAGGTTATGCTAGAGCTATTCATAATGAACATGCATACTTAGAAGAACAAATAAAAAATTTAAAGGAAGAGGGTTGTAGTTTAGTTTTCTCTGAATTGATAAGTTTAGATGAAGAAATTAAACCCCAACTCAATAAAGCTATAAATTGCTTATCTGAAGGCGATCAATTAATAATGACTCAGCTTGATCGAGCATTTAAAAATAAAAAAGAATGTTTGCGGACAATAAATAAACTTATTAATAAGAATATTAAATTGAGAACTTTGAATGATTTTTTTGCTGATAATGAATCCTCTAAATCAAATTCTTCAATTTTTAAGATTTTATATGAATTAGATAATTTAGAAGACAAAAGTTTAGGTGAAAGAAAAAAAGAACAACTATTACGCAGAAAATTATCTGGAAATAATCTGGGAGGCAGGCCCAAAATAAGTCCTTTAAAAGAATCTTTAGTCATCAGATTGCGTAATGAGGGATATTCATATCGATCGATCAGATCACAAACGGGAATTGCATTATCAACAATAAGAAGAGTGATTTTAGAAGGAGAATTAATGTAAAATGATAAATAAAGAAATTGAAAATTTAATTAAGGAAAATTTCAAAGATACAGCATTGCGTATTTATGAATTAGGTAATGAAGATAGAAGAAGTTTATTAGAAGAATATAGAGAATGGATTATGAATGATTTAGATTTTGAAGAGGTAATGATGTTACCTTATGAAGCCTATACAGATAAAATAGATTCTAGTTATTTAGACGATTTACTATAGTCCTCAAAAGGATATCTCTTATTAAATTCATATATTTTTTGGGCTATTAATGGTAAAAAGGAAGCATCTTTAGAATATTTTTCTCCATTACAAAAAACAACTAATAAAGTGTGTAAAGATTGACTATTAGTCCACCAAGCTGAATCATGTCGAACTTCAGACGTTAAGCCTGCTTTACTCCAAAAATTAATGCTTTGTGGTAATCCTTCACCCAAAAAGCCATCTATTTGATTGAGAGAATCGTTTTTAAGAGCAACTTTATCTAAATTTCTTTTTAAAAAACCTCGTAAATTTAAGTCATTTTTTTCATAATCAATATGAATCATAATTTCCTCCAAAACCCTTGCAGCTGAATCAGAATTCATTGCATTTCTATTCTTATTATCATATCCATAAAATTCTTTTTCCCGACCGAATGGGCCATCATCCCAAGTCTTCTGACAGCAGTTTATACCACTCAATTCCTTCCATTTTAAATCATTTAGCCAATCGTTTATTATACTTCTTTGATATTTCCAATTTTCCCATAATTCGCCTTCAATACAAGGTCCACTTGTTGTACCAGTAAGTAAATCAATTAAGAAGCTTGTTGCATTATTACTCGAGAAAGATAACATTTTACTTACAGCATCAATAAGTTCATCTGATAAAAATAAACTTCCTTTTTTTATCCAATAATATGCAGCAAGGCCATAAACCAGCTTGACTA
Encoded here:
- a CDS encoding YciI family protein, translated to MAFFVKTEIIKKKYLINNDLKRKIINEHIDWIKKLKKEGINIKSGFLVDELNRPGDGGLLIIEINNYKNALKIIKNDPMIKNNLVEWKLNEWVDSNK
- a CDS encoding recombinase family protein; this translates as MSFKFKRKRLLLSEKYKSSKAIGYARAIHNEHAYLEEQIKNLKEEGCSLVFSELISLDEEIKPQLNKAINCLSEGDQLIMTQLDRAFKNKKECLRTINKLINKNIKLRTLNDFFADNESSKSNSSIFKILYELDNLEDKSLGERKKEQLLRRKLSGNNLGGRPKISPLKESLVIRLRNEGYSYRSIRSQTGIALSTIRRVILEGELM
- the rpsL gene encoding 30S ribosomal protein S12, producing MPTISQLIGSERKRLTRKTKSPALKACPERRGVCTRVYTSTPKKPNSALRKVARVRLTSGFEVTAYIPGIGHNLQEHSVVLLRGGRVKDLPGVRYHIIRGTLDTAGVKDRRQSRSKYGAKAPKD
- a CDS encoding serine hydrolase, translating into MSFYYLSKEMGLALNNILGKACSYNKDFSREDIAITWINYKSENKSVFKGFGTGINNKKMVYPASIVKLVYGLAAYYWIKKGSLFLSDELIDAVSKMLSFSSNNATSFLIDLLTGTTSGPCIEGELWENWKYQRSIINDWLNDLKWKELSGINCCQKTWDDGPFGREKEFYGYDNKNRNAMNSDSAARVLEEIMIHIDYEKNDLNLRGFLKRNLDKVALKNDSLNQIDGFLGEGLPQSINFWSKAGLTSEVRHDSAWWTNSQSLHTLLVVFCNGEKYSKDASFLPLIAQKIYEFNKRYPFEDYSKSSK
- the gltB gene encoding glutamate synthase large subunit is translated as MGESIKRIVEPYQDSYSPNGIIGEKDACGVGFIANIEGLESNWILKQSLKGLSCMEHRGGCGGDSDSGDGAGILCSIPWNYLEKEVNLKNKKEYDKGIGMIFMPNKKEKIEECKSICEEEADKLRINKTFWRTVPVNNEILGPLAKANAPFISQWILFIDKKDNNDIERLLFQLRKRIEKKIRESFKNHVGDCEFYFASLSSKTVVYKGMVRSEILSEFYQDLKDESFKVSFSVYHRRFSTNTLPKWPLAQPMRFLGHNGEINTLLGNINWAKASETHIDDFWGNLSNEIKPIVDINKSDSSNLDATLEINIRSGQPITDSLLKLVPEAFRDQPELEQREDIKSFYEYSASLQEAWDGPALLVFADGNFVGATLDRNGLRPARYSITNDGFVIMGSETGVVDLDEERVIEKGRLGPGQMLAVDFHQNRILRNWEVKSEAAQRHDYKNLLSKRTIKIENSEWLKDCKLKDLELLQQQTAYGFSSEDNDLILDSMASLAKEPTYCMGDDIPLAVLSSKPHILYDYFKQRFAQVTNPPIDPLREKLVMSLEMHLGERCTPFEIKVPKPFVHLKSPILNEEELISIKNSKIKSQTISSLFDIEEGVQGLENQLKEICEQSELSIKDGCSLIIISDKGINPKKTFIPPLLAVGTVHHYLLKKEIRLKASLIIETGQCWSTHHLACLIGYGASAVCPWLTFEAGRHWLKHPKTQKLIDSKKINPLSIIDVQENIKKALEDGLRKILSKIGISLLSSYHGAQIFEAVGLGSDLIKIAFNGTTSRIAGITLKELTNETLSIHTKAYPEIDLKKLEFLGFVQFRNNGEYHSNNPEMSKVLHSAVKQGPGYDHFETYKKLISNRPTTSLRDLLTINSKRKSIPLEEVESVESICKRFCTGGMSLGALSREAHEVLAVAMNRIGGKSNSGEGGEDPARFNLLNDIDENTQSKTLPFIKGLKNGDTACSAIKQIASGRFGVTPEYLRSGKQLEIKMAQGAKPGEGGQLPGPKVDSYIAKLRNSKPGVALISPPPHHDIYSIEDLAQLIHDLHQVHPKAKVSVKLVSEIGIGTIAAGVSKANADVIQISGHDGGTGASPLSSIKHAGLPWELGVAEVHKSLLENNLRERVILRTDGGLKTGWDVVIAALLGAEEYGFGSVAMIAEGCIMARVCHTNKCPVGVATQKEELRKRFKGIPENVVNFFLYIAEEVRQIMSSIGVSNMEELIGNQEFLSARNVSLPKTSNIDLSSLVNSENSTTDRSWLNHSINAHSNGSVLEDEFLSDTEFINSIKNHEKLTKEIEIKNTDRSVCAKISGEIAELHGNKGFNGELNLNFKGYAGQSFGAFLLKGMNVQLIGEANDYVCKGMNGGILTIIPPKADKISSEQVILGNTCLYGATGGKLFALGKSGERFAVRNSGATAVTEGAGDHCCEYMTGGKVVILGSTGRNIGAGMTGGIAFILDENNDLSNKVNKEIVSIHKITSSKQEDILLEIIREYQAKTHSFKAAKIIENWSDFKCNFKLIVPPSEEEMLDIKKM
- the lipA gene encoding lipoyl synthase; this encodes MTNNPNSLISKPDWLRVKAPQVERIGNTANLLNDLNLNTVCQEASCPNIGECFASGTATFLIMGPGCTRACPYCDIDFDRSKRELDPTEPYRLAEAVYRMKLKHVVITSVNRDELEDGGASQFFECVYQVRKKSPETSIELLIPDFCGNWKALEKVLDSNPNVLNHNIETVPSLYKKVRPQGKYERTLELLKRTRDYSPKVYTKSGFMLGLGEKDEEVLSLLRDLKSNFVDIVTIGQYLSPGPNHLPVQRFVSPSKFNYFKFFGEKDLDFMQVVSSPLTRSSYHAEEIQKLMKKYPR
- the rpsG gene encoding 30S ribosomal protein S7, coding for MSRRNAAVKRPVLPDPQFNSRLASMMISRLMKHGKKSTAQKILSDAFSIISERTGSNAVELFETAVKNATPLVEVRARRVGGATYQVPMEVRQERGTAMALRWLVTFSRARNGKSMSQKLASELMDAANETGSSVKKREDTHKMAEANKAFAHYRY